Proteins from one Planctomyces sp. SH-PL62 genomic window:
- a CDS encoding phosphoribosylaminoimidazolesuccinocarboxamide synthase: MAISETGLGGLPRKQGKVRDVYDLGDRLLLVATDRISAFDWVLPTPIPDKGRVLSCLSEFWFERLGVANHLISSHVDDFPIALDDQTRKDLRGRAMLVRKARVAPFECVVRGYLSGSGWKEYRKSGEVCGVKLPPGLVESDRIDPIFTPATKAETGHDENVSFDVMAAALGAEVAATLRDKSLHVYGQAAETAREKGLILADTKFEWGFDEQTGELLLIDEVLTPDSSRYWSIETYKPGGPQPSFDKQYVRDWLEATGWDKSSPPPALPDDVTARTRSKYIEAYVLLTGRPFPWR; encoded by the coding sequence GTGGCGATCTCGGAAACGGGTCTGGGCGGGCTTCCCCGGAAGCAGGGGAAGGTGCGCGACGTGTACGACCTGGGCGACCGGCTCTTGCTGGTCGCCACGGATCGCATCAGCGCGTTCGATTGGGTCTTGCCGACCCCGATCCCCGACAAGGGGCGGGTGCTCTCCTGCCTCAGCGAATTCTGGTTCGAACGCCTGGGCGTCGCCAACCACCTGATTTCCAGCCACGTCGACGACTTCCCGATCGCCCTCGACGACCAGACCCGCAAGGACCTGCGAGGCCGGGCGATGCTCGTCCGCAAGGCCAGGGTCGCCCCCTTCGAGTGCGTCGTCCGGGGCTATCTTTCCGGCAGCGGCTGGAAGGAATACCGGAAGTCGGGCGAGGTCTGCGGCGTGAAGCTGCCGCCGGGGCTCGTCGAGAGCGACCGCATCGACCCGATCTTCACCCCCGCCACCAAGGCCGAGACCGGCCACGACGAGAACGTCTCGTTCGACGTCATGGCCGCCGCCCTTGGTGCCGAGGTCGCCGCCACGCTCCGGGACAAAAGCCTGCATGTGTACGGCCAGGCGGCCGAGACGGCGCGCGAGAAGGGCCTGATCCTCGCCGACACCAAGTTCGAGTGGGGGTTCGACGAGCAGACCGGCGAACTCTTGCTGATCGACGAGGTGCTCACGCCCGACAGCTCCCGGTACTGGTCGATCGAGACCTACAAGCCGGGCGGGCCGCAGCCGTCGTTCGACAAGCAATACGTCCGCGACTGGCTGGAGGCGACCGGCTGGGACAAGTCCAGCCCCCCCCCGGCGCTCCCCGACGACGTGACGGCCCGCACCCGATCGAAGTACATCGAAGCCTATGTGCTGCTGACCGGACGCCCGTTCCCCTGGCGCTGA
- a CDS encoding NADP-dependent oxidoreductase, whose translation MSQQAARIVLASRPKGEPKPENFRLERFDVPEPGAGQILLKTLYLSLDPYMRGRMNDRESYAPPVPIGGVMDGEVVAEVVASNLPDYRAGDVVLARLGWRTHGVSDGEGLRKIDPSLGPVTTALGVLGMPGFTAYSGLRMIGQPKEGETLVVAAASGPVGSMVGQLAKQSGLRAVGIAGGPEKCAFVRDELRFDAVVDHRRPDFRERLAEACPEGIDIDFELVGGEVWQAVLPLLNKFARVPVCGLVAHYNDGGAGAVDQLPATLGRILARSLTLRGFIVYEFDELFPEFLDDVAPLVRNGEIRYREDVVDGFERAPEAFMGMLGGGNFGKLLVRVAHEPPA comes from the coding sequence ATGTCGCAGCAAGCCGCCCGCATCGTCCTGGCCTCGCGCCCCAAGGGCGAGCCGAAGCCCGAGAATTTCCGCCTGGAGCGGTTCGACGTCCCCGAGCCCGGAGCGGGCCAGATCCTGCTGAAAACCCTCTATCTCTCGCTCGACCCTTACATGCGCGGGCGGATGAACGACCGCGAGTCGTACGCGCCTCCGGTGCCGATCGGCGGCGTCATGGACGGGGAGGTGGTGGCCGAGGTCGTCGCGTCGAACCTGCCCGATTATCGCGCCGGCGACGTGGTGCTGGCCCGGCTCGGCTGGCGGACGCACGGGGTCTCCGACGGCGAGGGGCTCCGCAAGATCGACCCGTCGCTGGGCCCCGTCACCACGGCGCTCGGCGTGCTGGGGATGCCGGGGTTCACCGCGTACTCGGGCCTGCGGATGATCGGGCAGCCGAAGGAAGGGGAGACGCTGGTGGTGGCCGCGGCCAGCGGTCCCGTGGGCTCGATGGTCGGACAGCTCGCGAAGCAGTCCGGGCTGCGGGCGGTCGGCATCGCCGGCGGTCCCGAGAAGTGCGCCTTCGTCCGCGACGAACTGCGGTTCGACGCGGTCGTCGATCATCGCCGGCCCGACTTCCGCGAACGGCTCGCCGAGGCCTGCCCGGAGGGGATCGACATCGATTTCGAGCTGGTCGGCGGCGAGGTCTGGCAGGCCGTACTGCCCCTGCTGAACAAGTTCGCCCGCGTCCCGGTCTGCGGCCTTGTCGCCCACTACAACGACGGTGGGGCGGGCGCGGTCGACCAGTTGCCGGCCACCCTCGGCCGCATCCTCGCGCGGAGTCTCACCCTCCGCGGATTCATCGTCTATGAGTTCGACGAACTCTTCCCCGAGTTCCTCGACGACGTCGCCCCGCTGGTCCGGAACGGCGAGATCCGCTACCGCGAAGACGTGGTCGACGGCTTCGAACGGGCGCCCGAGGCGTTCATGGGCATGCTCGGCGGCGGCAACTTCGGCAAGCTCCTCGTCCGGGTCGCCCACGAACCCCCGGCCTGA
- a CDS encoding DUF1559 domain-containing protein: MTATQRGETRRGFTLIELLVVIAIIAVLIALLLPAVQSAREAARRIQCTNNLKQMGLAFHNYMSAVGALPPAKIFSGSCTALNSGGRVLNTTAFAMILPYFEQTALANAYNYEQAGNNTAFGGVNTVVIGSELANTTVTGTMVNAFWCPSDNEPDAVTDPNTTAAWPYRRINARRSNYQLNTTIYTDYFCPASAGVDAGMKGPFFNDAATSIAAITDGTSNTFLAGESVNGVSKYDQGPPPRFGPYWGSGTHTAVHGRIVPPTSTDFLAYMPNGVSGYLYPTATAFGKKAPYAWVFSSKHSGGVNMVMADGSVRFIKNSISPVTWWASATMAGGEVVSADSL, encoded by the coding sequence ATGACCGCCACCCAACGCGGCGAAACCCGTCGGGGCTTCACGCTGATCGAACTGCTGGTCGTCATCGCGATCATCGCGGTGCTGATCGCCCTGCTGCTGCCGGCCGTCCAGTCGGCTCGCGAGGCGGCCCGGCGGATCCAGTGCACGAACAACCTGAAGCAGATGGGCCTGGCCTTCCACAACTACATGAGCGCCGTCGGCGCGCTCCCCCCGGCCAAGATCTTCTCAGGAAGCTGCACCGCCCTCAACTCCGGCGGCCGGGTCCTGAACACGACCGCCTTCGCCATGATCCTCCCCTACTTCGAGCAGACCGCCCTGGCCAACGCCTACAACTACGAGCAGGCCGGGAACAACACCGCGTTCGGCGGCGTCAACACCGTGGTCATCGGCTCGGAACTGGCCAACACGACCGTCACGGGGACGATGGTCAACGCCTTCTGGTGCCCCAGCGACAACGAGCCCGACGCCGTCACCGACCCGAACACCACCGCGGCCTGGCCGTATCGCCGGATCAACGCCCGCCGGTCCAACTACCAGCTCAACACCACGATCTACACGGACTACTTCTGCCCCGCCTCCGCCGGCGTCGACGCCGGCATGAAGGGCCCCTTCTTCAACGACGCGGCCACCTCGATCGCCGCCATCACCGACGGCACCAGCAACACGTTCCTCGCCGGCGAGTCGGTCAACGGCGTCTCCAAGTACGACCAGGGCCCGCCGCCCCGGTTCGGCCCCTACTGGGGCTCGGGCACGCACACCGCCGTGCACGGCCGGATCGTGCCCCCGACCTCGACCGACTTCCTCGCCTACATGCCCAACGGCGTCTCGGGCTACCTCTACCCGACGGCCACCGCGTTCGGCAAGAAGGCCCCCTACGCCTGGGTCTTCTCCAGCAAGCACTCCGGCGGCGTCAACATGGTGATGGCCGACGGCAGCGTCCGGTTCATCAAGAACTCGATCAGCCCCGTCACCTGGTGGGCCTCCGCCACCATGGCCGGCGGCGAGGTCGTCAGCGCCGACTCGCTCTGA
- a CDS encoding Gfo/Idh/MocA family protein, producing MNGDARTDRRGFLKGAGAGVAAGWAFPTILTGKGRAGGVAAGERIRLGFIGVGRQGTSNLRDFLKQEGVEVVALADVDSGHLADAARVVEKAGGKPATFGDYRKLLEDRSIDGVVVSTPDHWHALATADACVAGKDVYCEKPLSLTVAEGRRMVDVARAAGRVVQTGSQQRSEEGFRRACELVRNGRIGKVKEVRVLLPRVNFDGPAVADSTPPPELDYDFWLGPAPHRPYNAKRVHYLFRFFWDYSGGQMTNFGAHHLDIAQWGLGRDESGPVAVEATARFNKDGWFEVAETSRIVYTYDDGVRIVCLQGEGKGHSVQFEGEKGTIGVSRGSISADPKEILEDRPGEGDVHLYVSTNHHRNWLDCIKTREKPVCDVAIGHRSATVCHLGNIAIRAGRKIAWDPKAETIVGDDEAAAMLSRPYRAPWRLPESSSVKTRTDGPSRA from the coding sequence ATGAATGGCGACGCGAGGACGGATCGACGGGGCTTTCTCAAAGGCGCCGGCGCCGGGGTGGCGGCGGGCTGGGCGTTCCCGACCATCCTGACCGGCAAGGGCCGCGCGGGGGGCGTCGCCGCCGGCGAGCGGATCCGGCTGGGGTTCATCGGCGTCGGTCGCCAGGGGACCAGCAACCTGAGGGACTTCCTGAAGCAGGAAGGGGTCGAGGTCGTCGCGCTGGCCGACGTCGATTCCGGGCACCTGGCCGACGCCGCCAGGGTCGTCGAGAAGGCCGGCGGCAAGCCGGCGACGTTCGGCGACTACCGCAAGCTGCTGGAGGATCGGTCGATCGACGGCGTCGTCGTCTCGACCCCCGACCACTGGCACGCCCTGGCCACGGCCGACGCCTGCGTCGCGGGCAAGGACGTGTACTGCGAGAAGCCGCTGAGCCTGACCGTGGCCGAGGGCCGACGCATGGTGGACGTCGCCCGCGCCGCCGGCCGGGTCGTCCAGACCGGCAGCCAGCAGCGCTCGGAGGAAGGCTTCCGGCGGGCCTGCGAGCTGGTCCGCAATGGGCGGATCGGCAAGGTCAAGGAGGTCCGCGTCCTGCTCCCCAGGGTCAACTTCGACGGCCCGGCCGTGGCCGATTCGACGCCTCCCCCCGAGCTGGATTACGACTTCTGGCTCGGCCCCGCCCCCCATCGGCCCTACAACGCCAAGCGCGTCCACTATCTGTTCCGCTTCTTCTGGGACTACTCCGGCGGCCAGATGACCAACTTCGGCGCGCACCACCTGGACATCGCGCAGTGGGGCCTGGGTCGCGACGAGTCCGGCCCGGTCGCCGTCGAGGCGACCGCGCGGTTCAACAAGGACGGCTGGTTCGAGGTCGCCGAGACCAGCCGGATCGTCTACACCTACGACGACGGCGTGCGGATCGTCTGCCTCCAGGGCGAGGGCAAGGGCCACTCGGTCCAGTTCGAGGGGGAGAAGGGGACCATCGGCGTCTCGCGCGGGAGCATCTCGGCCGACCCGAAGGAGATCCTCGAAGACCGGCCGGGGGAAGGCGACGTCCACCTGTACGTCAGCACGAACCACCACCGGAACTGGCTGGACTGCATCAAGACGCGGGAGAAGCCGGTCTGCGACGTGGCGATCGGCCATCGCTCGGCGACCGTCTGCCACCTGGGGAACATCGCGATCCGGGCCGGCCGGAAGATCGCCTGGGACCCGAAGGCCGAGACGATCGTCGGCGACGACGAGGCCGCCGCGATGCTCTCCCGCCCCTACCGCGCCCCCTGGCGGCTCCCCGAATCCTCCTCCGTCAAGACCAGGACCGACGGCCCCTCTCGGGCCTGA
- a CDS encoding FAD-dependent oxidoreductase — MRRREFLGACGIGLVGFSAVPAPSRAEGTEEVHRDFDVIIAGGTTAAFAAAVASAESGARTCLIEPTDWVGGQLTASAVPAIDEAWHTIKDKKTGEEFKVHAIARDRANMTPNFRAMLDATGNPGKGWVSNYCFEPRNFLDDHLLPLEAKLVAEGTLVVFREAVIKTVEVDAARGLVTAITAIRRKPRPGVEAAGYDVLPSKDLADWYSPEPSSRFDKSVLRFEAPRGRDVVFIDATEWGEVLVLADAPYLQGVEFEDGGREGDDRCGQSTVYDFVQRYAAEPADEPAGPEGVSGFGFDEFDGKAEAWNKIWTYRRIKSARGGGPAAVGDLCLQNWGYSAKLKAGGNDYPFGYLFLSRAEADAQRGDWNGGVDLAVLSEAERRALGWHHWFKAQAPEGIDPRQILLDGGVLGTSHGLAKLPYIRDTRRSVGLDGFLLKGQDLNRSIAKKTGRRFFDRVALGAYPSDVHPMSTCTMPAYIVQAHDTLPFYIPFRSLTNEKYGNLLVAGKTMAQSFLANAATRLHPIEWSSGTAAGVAAADMARNGRTSREELEQIEHLQALVRRKTPTEWTIEGKLYPDPEADKAE, encoded by the coding sequence ATGCGAAGGCGAGAGTTCCTGGGGGCGTGCGGGATCGGTCTGGTCGGATTCTCGGCGGTCCCGGCGCCGAGCCGCGCCGAGGGGACCGAGGAAGTCCATCGCGACTTCGACGTGATCATCGCCGGCGGGACGACGGCGGCGTTCGCGGCGGCGGTCGCCTCGGCCGAGAGCGGCGCGAGGACCTGCCTGATCGAGCCCACCGACTGGGTCGGCGGCCAGCTCACCGCGAGCGCCGTGCCGGCGATCGACGAGGCCTGGCACACGATCAAGGACAAGAAGACCGGCGAGGAGTTCAAGGTCCACGCGATCGCCCGCGACCGCGCGAACATGACGCCCAACTTCCGCGCCATGCTCGACGCCACGGGCAACCCCGGCAAGGGCTGGGTCAGCAACTACTGCTTCGAGCCCCGGAATTTCCTGGACGATCACCTCCTCCCGCTGGAGGCGAAGCTCGTCGCCGAGGGGACGCTCGTCGTCTTCCGCGAGGCCGTGATCAAGACGGTGGAGGTCGACGCGGCCAGGGGGCTCGTCACCGCGATCACCGCGATCCGGCGCAAGCCCCGGCCGGGCGTGGAGGCGGCCGGGTACGACGTCCTGCCGTCGAAGGACCTGGCCGACTGGTACAGCCCCGAGCCCTCCTCGCGGTTCGACAAGTCCGTGCTCCGGTTCGAGGCTCCCAGGGGCCGCGACGTCGTCTTCATCGACGCGACCGAATGGGGCGAGGTCCTCGTCCTGGCCGACGCCCCGTACCTCCAGGGGGTCGAGTTCGAGGACGGCGGCCGCGAGGGGGACGACCGTTGCGGCCAGTCGACGGTCTACGACTTCGTCCAGCGGTACGCCGCCGAGCCGGCCGACGAACCCGCCGGCCCCGAAGGGGTCTCGGGCTTCGGCTTCGACGAGTTCGACGGCAAGGCCGAGGCCTGGAACAAGATCTGGACCTACCGCCGCATCAAGAGCGCCAGGGGGGGCGGCCCGGCGGCCGTCGGCGACCTCTGCCTCCAGAACTGGGGGTACTCCGCCAAGCTCAAGGCCGGCGGCAACGACTACCCGTTCGGCTACCTGTTCCTCTCCCGCGCCGAGGCCGACGCGCAGCGAGGCGACTGGAATGGGGGCGTGGACCTCGCCGTGCTGTCCGAGGCCGAGCGACGGGCCCTGGGCTGGCACCACTGGTTCAAGGCCCAGGCGCCCGAGGGGATCGACCCGCGGCAGATCCTCCTGGACGGCGGCGTGCTCGGCACCAGCCACGGCCTCGCCAAGCTGCCTTACATCCGCGACACCCGCCGCTCGGTCGGCCTCGACGGCTTCCTGCTCAAGGGCCAGGACCTGAACCGCTCGATCGCCAAGAAGACCGGCCGCCGGTTCTTCGACCGCGTCGCGCTGGGCGCCTATCCGTCGGACGTCCACCCGATGTCGACCTGCACGATGCCCGCCTACATCGTCCAGGCGCACGACACCCTGCCGTTCTACATCCCCTTCCGTTCGCTCACGAACGAGAAGTACGGCAACCTGCTGGTCGCGGGCAAGACCATGGCGCAGAGCTTCCTCGCCAACGCCGCGACCCGCCTGCACCCGATCGAATGGTCCAGCGGCACCGCCGCCGGCGTCGCCGCCGCCGACATGGCCCGCAACGGCCGGACCAGCCGCGAGGAGCTGGAGCAGATCGAACACCTCCAGGCCCTCGTCCGCCGCAAGACCCCCACCGAATGGACCATCGAAGGCAAGCTCTACCCCGATCCCGAAGCCGACAAGGCGGAGTGA
- a CDS encoding MBL fold metallo-hydrolase: MSVRQRDATDLKRAHFEPDAWPRPIAEDLAYLRTGIVNVFFAGEAGDRNWVLIDAGLAGWADSIADAAADRFGEGARPSAIILTHGHFDHVGALRTLAERWDAPVYAHPLELPYLTGRSSYPPPDPTVGGGAMATLSWLYPRGPIDLGGRVRPLPADGSVPGLPRWRWVHTPGHTPGHVSCFRDEDRTLVAGDAFVTTRQESALAVLTQRREIHGPPMYYTSDWAAARRSVKLLADLEPETAGTGHGEPLAGEPLRAGLRALDREFRRLAVPAHGRYVSSPAISDAHGVVDVPPDVPHPLLRAVVGFGVGLVAGAALHRLATRPRTHTGGPADPARGPKGRDRHA, translated from the coding sequence ATGAGCGTGCGACAGCGGGATGCGACGGACCTGAAGCGGGCCCACTTCGAGCCGGACGCCTGGCCCCGGCCGATCGCCGAGGACCTGGCCTACCTGCGGACGGGCATCGTCAACGTCTTCTTCGCGGGGGAGGCGGGGGACCGGAACTGGGTCCTGATCGACGCCGGGCTCGCCGGCTGGGCGGACTCGATCGCCGACGCCGCGGCCGACCGATTCGGCGAGGGGGCCCGGCCCTCCGCCATCATCCTGACGCATGGCCATTTCGACCACGTCGGGGCCCTTCGGACGCTGGCCGAACGCTGGGACGCGCCGGTCTACGCGCACCCCCTCGAACTCCCCTATTTGACCGGCCGTTCCTCCTATCCGCCCCCCGACCCGACCGTCGGCGGCGGCGCCATGGCGACCCTCTCCTGGCTCTATCCTCGCGGGCCGATCGACCTTGGAGGCCGGGTCCGGCCGCTCCCTGCGGACGGCTCGGTCCCCGGGCTGCCGCGTTGGCGATGGGTCCATACGCCGGGCCACACCCCCGGCCACGTTTCGTGCTTCCGCGACGAGGACCGGACGCTCGTGGCCGGCGACGCGTTCGTCACGACCAGGCAGGAATCGGCCCTCGCCGTCCTGACCCAACGCCGCGAGATCCACGGCCCGCCGATGTACTACACGAGCGACTGGGCCGCCGCCCGGCGCTCGGTCAAGCTCCTCGCCGACCTGGAACCGGAGACGGCCGGGACGGGCCACGGCGAACCCCTCGCCGGCGAACCCCTCCGCGCCGGGCTCCGCGCCCTCGATCGCGAGTTCAGGCGGCTGGCGGTCCCCGCCCACGGGCGGTACGTCTCCAGTCCGGCGATTTCCGACGCCCACGGCGTCGTCGACGTGCCGCCGGACGTCCCGCACCCGCTGCTCCGGGCGGTCGTCGGTTTCGGGGTCGGCCTGGTCGCCGGGGCGGCCCTCCACCGCCTGGCGACGCGACCTCGAACGCACACCGGAGGGCCAGCCGACCCGGCGCGGGGGCCGAAAGGCCGCGACCGACACGCCTGA
- a CDS encoding catalase family protein — protein MYHSGENAPPGENAAIEKVVELSLKLVDKAKDPVPRGQHPKTNGVVRADFVVDPSGLPPECRVGLFREARTFPALVRFSNGAQADDRKADVHGMAIKLLDVDGEKLIPEEKDARTHDFILVDHPIFFIPDAATYVPFSEALAKAKGVEPSAVRSLLFLLPKGPRAGMTLAASLIASLGVKRGTALLKLVKEALGKTPDSPLTTRYWSTTPYCLGPKAVKYTAIPDATQAPPRADSPDLLRLAMKSTLDHGGAAFTFAVQIQADPTSTPIEDPTVEWKESASPPISVARIVIPRQDFNVEARQTFGEHLSFTPWHALAEHAPIGGVNRARLPTYRAVSAERHRINRKPQVEPTLAEVERV, from the coding sequence ATGTACCACTCAGGCGAGAACGCCCCCCCCGGCGAGAACGCGGCCATCGAGAAGGTGGTCGAGTTGAGTCTCAAGCTCGTCGACAAGGCCAAGGATCCGGTCCCTCGCGGGCAGCACCCGAAGACGAACGGCGTGGTCCGCGCGGATTTCGTGGTCGATCCTTCGGGCCTCCCTCCGGAGTGTCGGGTGGGGCTGTTCCGGGAGGCCAGGACGTTCCCGGCCCTCGTCCGCTTCTCGAACGGCGCCCAGGCGGACGACCGCAAGGCCGACGTCCACGGCATGGCGATCAAGCTCCTGGACGTCGACGGCGAGAAGCTGATCCCCGAAGAGAAGGACGCGCGGACGCACGACTTCATCCTGGTCGACCACCCCATCTTCTTCATCCCCGACGCGGCGACCTACGTCCCGTTCTCGGAGGCGCTGGCGAAGGCCAAGGGGGTGGAGCCTTCCGCCGTGCGGAGCCTGCTGTTCCTGCTGCCGAAAGGCCCGCGAGCGGGGATGACGCTGGCCGCCTCGCTCATCGCCTCGTTGGGCGTCAAGCGGGGGACGGCCTTGTTGAAGCTCGTGAAAGAGGCGCTGGGCAAGACCCCGGACAGCCCGCTGACCACGCGCTACTGGAGCACCACGCCGTATTGCCTGGGCCCCAAGGCCGTGAAATACACGGCCATCCCCGACGCGACCCAGGCACCCCCGCGGGCCGACTCGCCGGACCTGCTGCGGCTGGCGATGAAGTCCACCCTCGACCACGGCGGCGCGGCCTTCACGTTCGCCGTCCAGATCCAGGCGGACCCCACCTCGACTCCGATCGAGGACCCGACGGTCGAGTGGAAGGAATCCGCGTCCCCGCCGATCTCGGTCGCCCGGATCGTCATCCCACGCCAGGATTTCAACGTCGAGGCCCGGCAGACGTTCGGCGAACACCTCTCCTTCACCCCCTGGCACGCCCTGGCCGAACACGCCCCCATCGGCGGCGTCAACCGCGCCCGCCTGCCGACCTACCGGGCGGTTTCCGCCGAGCGCCATCGCATCAACAGGAAACCCCAGGTCGAACCGACCCTCGCGGAAGTCGAGCGGGTGTGA
- a CDS encoding carboxypeptidase-like regulatory domain-containing protein: protein MNLRQTTRRLAPVAILLLAAAGTGCGDADDAITLAPVKGKITRNSEPMANASVAFTPDPSNADQTPGGDTSGPAGTYLARFKSRSGLAPGKYTVTITPGTATPELEVDSAVEEAFKDDPIMLGEMKRSAAANKAGRKGKKADPPAEFDAEVKADGSPLDFKYEDGAVRKPGAPK, encoded by the coding sequence ATGAACCTCCGCCAGACGACCCGACGACTCGCGCCGGTCGCGATCCTCCTGCTCGCCGCCGCCGGCACCGGCTGCGGCGACGCCGACGACGCCATCACCCTGGCGCCCGTGAAGGGGAAGATCACCCGCAACAGCGAGCCCATGGCCAACGCTTCGGTCGCGTTCACGCCCGACCCGAGCAACGCCGACCAGACCCCCGGCGGCGACACCAGCGGACCCGCCGGCACCTACCTCGCCCGCTTCAAGTCCCGCTCCGGGCTCGCCCCCGGCAAGTACACGGTGACGATCACCCCGGGGACCGCCACCCCGGAGCTGGAAGTCGATTCCGCCGTCGAGGAAGCCTTCAAGGACGACCCGATCATGCTCGGCGAGATGAAGCGATCCGCCGCCGCCAACAAGGCCGGCCGCAAGGGCAAGAAGGCCGACCCCCCGGCCGAGTTCGACGCCGAGGTCAAGGCCGACGGCTCGCCTCTCGACTTCAAGTACGAGGACGGGGCGGTGCGGAAGCCGGGTGCCCCCAAGTGA
- a CDS encoding XylR family transcriptional regulator has protein sequence MTATPKPPPSRSRPPHVALVVQTSMAYGRKILQGVSRYARENGPWTFYFEPRSRLDPPPPWLASWDGDGIILGVAKSSSEFRPPRRVPMVNLDDQGGRPHIQSDHRAIGALAAEHLLERGFKRFAFFGYPGFRWSIANYEGFAERVRREGWECRAYRGGQRASWGHQLPAWETEMATVSRWIASLPKPLGLMACNDFRGIQALEACRRAGVSVPEEVAVVGADDETLACELANPPLSSVIPDCQTIGYQAAALLDRMMSGGRAPRTTLAIPPLGVAVRQSSEITAIEEPCVAEAVRFIRDRACSGIRVDDVLEHVDVSRSKLQRLFREELGRTIHETIARERIRRVEQLLAETSLGYEDIAQKSGFAYLGYMSTVFRRSTGLTPAAYRQQHAREHAPDSAP, from the coding sequence ATGACAGCAACCCCGAAGCCCCCTCCCTCGCGGAGCCGACCGCCGCACGTCGCGCTGGTCGTGCAGACGTCGATGGCCTACGGTCGCAAGATCCTCCAGGGCGTGTCCCGGTACGCGCGGGAGAACGGCCCCTGGACGTTCTACTTCGAGCCCCGATCGCGGCTGGACCCCCCGCCCCCGTGGCTGGCGTCGTGGGACGGCGACGGGATCATCCTGGGGGTGGCGAAGTCCTCCAGCGAGTTCCGGCCGCCGCGACGCGTGCCGATGGTGAACCTGGACGATCAGGGGGGGCGTCCCCACATCCAGAGCGATCACCGGGCGATCGGCGCCCTGGCCGCCGAGCACCTGCTGGAGCGGGGGTTCAAGCGGTTCGCCTTCTTCGGCTACCCCGGCTTCCGGTGGTCGATCGCCAATTACGAGGGCTTCGCGGAGCGGGTCCGGCGCGAGGGCTGGGAGTGTCGGGCGTATCGCGGCGGCCAGCGGGCGTCGTGGGGGCATCAGCTCCCGGCGTGGGAGACGGAGATGGCGACCGTCTCGCGCTGGATCGCCTCGCTCCCCAAGCCGCTGGGCCTGATGGCCTGCAACGACTTCCGGGGCATCCAGGCGCTCGAGGCCTGCCGTCGCGCGGGGGTCTCGGTCCCGGAGGAAGTCGCGGTGGTCGGCGCCGACGACGAGACGCTCGCCTGCGAGCTGGCGAACCCCCCCCTGTCGAGCGTGATCCCCGACTGCCAGACGATCGGCTATCAGGCCGCCGCCCTCCTGGACCGGATGATGAGCGGCGGCCGGGCCCCGAGGACGACCCTGGCGATCCCCCCGCTGGGCGTCGCCGTCCGGCAGTCCAGCGAGATCACGGCGATCGAGGAGCCCTGCGTCGCCGAGGCCGTCCGGTTCATCCGCGACCGCGCCTGTTCAGGCATCCGGGTCGACGACGTGCTGGAGCACGTGGACGTCTCCCGGAGCAAGCTCCAGCGCCTGTTCCGCGAGGAGCTCGGCCGGACGATCCACGAGACCATCGCCCGCGAGCGCATCCGGCGCGTCGAGCAGCTTCTGGCCGAGACCAGCCTCGGTTACGAGGACATCGCCCAGAAGTCCGGCTTCGCCTATCTCGGCTACATGAGCACCGTCTTCCGACGCTCGACGGGCCTCACCCCCGCCGCCTACCGCCAGCAGCACGCCCGCGAACACGCGCCCGATTCGGCCCCCTGA